The DNA segment CGCCCTGCTTGGTGAGCGAGACGGACGGCGCCTCCTTGGTGAGCGTCACCTTGGTCAGCCGGACGGGCTGGGTGACGGGCGGTGCCGGAGGGGCGGGCGGTACGGGCGGGGCCATCGGGGGCGCCATCGGGGCGGCGATGGTCGGCTGCTGGGGCTGCGGGTAGGACGGGGGCGGGGCGGCCGGGGCCCGGTGGGGCTGCGGGGCCGCCTGGGGCTGCTGGGGCTCGTCCACGGAGATCCCGAAGTCGGTGGCGAGCCCTTCGAGCCCGGAGCCGTAGCCCTGGCCGACCGCGCGGAACTTCCAGGCGCCCTGGCGCCGGTAGAGCTCACCGAGGATGAAGGCGGTCTCCACGGTGGCGTCGGTGCTGTCGAACCGGGCGATCTCGGCGCCGCCGGCCGCGTCCAGGACGCGTACGTAGAGGCCGCTCACCCGGCCGAAGGTGCCGCCGTCCGCCGAGGCGGCCAGCACCACGCGGTCGATGGCCGGCTCCACCCGCGCCAGATCGACGGCCAGGGTGTCGGTCGCCGTGCCGCCCGCCGTGCGCTTGCCCTCGTGGCGCACCGCGCCGGAGGTGTGGGACGGCTGGTTGTAGAAGACGAAGTCCCCGTCGTTGCGCACCTTTCCGGAGCCGAGGAGCAGGAGCGCCGAGGCGTCCACGTCCGGTGCGCCCGGAGCGGTGCGCCACCCCAGTTCGACACGCACGGCCTGGGCCGTCACTGGGACATTGGTTCCCTTTTGCATGGTCATGCTCGCCCCCATCACGAGTCCGCTGCCGAGACCTTTCCGGGTCAACCTAATGCCCACCGCGCCGCTGTGCCCAAAGAGGGGCCGAGGCCGTGCGAAGGAGCCGGCGCGGCCGGGTCCGCCGGGGCTCCGCGCGCCGGCGTTCCGGGGCATATTCCGG comes from the Streptomyces sp. NBC_00525 genome and includes:
- a CDS encoding TerD family protein → MGASMTMQKGTNVPVTAQAVRVELGWRTAPGAPDVDASALLLLGSGKVRNDGDFVFYNQPSHTSGAVRHEGKRTAGGTATDTLAVDLARVEPAIDRVVLAASADGGTFGRVSGLYVRVLDAAGGAEIARFDSTDATVETAFILGELYRRQGAWKFRAVGQGYGSGLEGLATDFGISVDEPQQPQAAPQPHRAPAAPPPSYPQPQQPTIAAPMAPPMAPPVPPAPPAPPVTQPVRLTKVTLTKEAPSVSLTKQGGTSGAMRVNLNWEVRKQFKGWGSKLGRAVANHSDLDLDLCALYELADGRKGVVQALGNAFGALHQPPFIHLDGDDRTGAVSTGENLTINLDHKAQLRRVLIFVTIYEGARSFADLHATVTLQPQHGAPIDFSLDECTVPSTVCALALITNTGNDLTVQREARYLVPQRGVSPQRTIDHAYGWGMNWTPGRK